From Candidatus Delongbacteria bacterium:
GATCTGCCAAAATATAAATATGATGATCTTCTGTCTTTAAAAATTGTTTTTGATGGGACACCAAAAATCAGGAATATCTATCCAAAATACAGTGGTGATTTTTATTTGGATGGAGGAAACTTCATTATTAAAGAAAATACAGCTAAAAATCCAAAGCAATTTTTCTATTATGATAAAACTGTAATTTATGATATATGTGACTCTCTGCAAAACCTTGAGAGTACTTTTAACTTAAAGGAAAATGGAAATTATAAAATTGAGATTTTTGGAGTCCAAAGATATGAACTAAAAGGTGATATCACTCTAAATTTAACTATAAACGACAACTCATTTCCAATAATATTACCGGAAAGGGAAAGATGGTTGAATGATAACAGAGCCTGTAAACTTCCCTTCTATACCGGGGTGTTTCACCTAAATAAAGGTCTAAACAATATCTCTCTTAAAAATATTAGCGATAAATTATATTCAAATTTTACATTTTACGGAATAAAATTATCAAAGTTATAAAACATATTTATCGCGAAGGAAAGAGTAAACTGATTCGTCCAGAAAGCCCTTTCCTTCTATGTAAACATAATCTCTCAATGTCCCTTCGAAAACAAATCCAAGTTTTTCTGCAATTTTTATTGAAGCTATATTTCTAGGATCACACCTTAATTCCATTCTATGTACTTTCAAATTCTCGAACCCATAAGCAATGACTTTTTTTGTTACTTCACTTGCTAATCCCCTACCTTGATAAAATGGATTGATGTCTGCTCCGAGTTCAATTCTCGAATTTTTAAAATCCCAATAATGTAATGCAATTGTACCAATGATTTTTCCACTATCCTTCAGTTTTATTGCCCATCTATATCCTTTGCCAGTTCTGAACATCTCTTGCCAGTTCCTAATCTTTTCCTTCATATCATCCAGTTTGACCAAAGTTTTGGATTGCATATATTTCATAACTTCATCATTACCATAAATTTCAAATAGATCTTTGGAACAATCTTCTTTTATCTCTACAAGTATTGTTCTTTCTGTCTCGAGTCGAGGAAAATCTTTTATCATTTCTTCTCCTTTTTTAAAATGACTACAAAATAGCTAAACCACATGTTTTTAACTCTTGCCAAATATCTGACTTGGAAAATTCAAAAAAATTTGATCCGATCTCACTTGGAAAGGTTTTTATTGCTTGGGAAACAGTTAAATTCTCATTCGTTTCAGAAGCTTTCATTATTGATTTTAACCAGCTCCACAATTCCATTGGTAATTGATATTCAAAACCAGATGCACCATATGAAGTGTAAATATCGATATATCCTTTCTCTGACGAATTTTTGGAACTTATTTGCTTTCCATACCAATACAATTTCTGATTATCACCATATTTATCTTTATTTTTACTTAAAACTTTAGAAATATAGTTCCTTCTAATAGTCGTTTTTGGTACTCTAAATTTAAACCATGTTTCCACAGGGTTCTCAATTGCATTGAAATTCATATAATTATAAATTGCTGTTTTGATCCCTTCACCATATTTGTCTAAATCCTCTCCCCCAATCTCATCATACATTACATCATTATTGGCAAATTTACCTTTTTTATAAATTGGTTTAACATTAAAATCCTCCGGATTTTGAAAAATTGGGCTATGCACAGTAAGACTAAATCTATGCCAGTATGCAGAATGAACCAAACCATTTTCAAAAAATTGTCTTACAATTTCTAAAGCATCCACAACTTCCTGTCCTGTTTGAGTTGGGAAAGCATAAATCAAATATGTATGAGTTAATATTCCAGCTTCTATAAAATTACTACATACTTTGGCAACTATATCCGGAGTAGTACCTTTATTCATTAAATTTAATAAACGTTCTGTAACAACTTCAAATCCCCCTGTTACAGCGATGCAACCAGATCTTGCCATAAGTCTGCAAAGATCAGAAGTAAAGCTTTTTTCAAAACGAATATTACCCCACCAGGTAATTTTTAAGTTACGTTTTATAACTTCTAAAGCAAAACGTTTAGCAACTGCGGGAGGAATAGCTTCGTCAATAAAATGAAAATTTCTTGATCCAGTTTTCTTTATTATTTTCTCAACGGAATCAACTAAAAAAAGATGATCAACAGGCTTGTAATTACATATATAATCAAGAGAAGTATCGCAAAATGCACATTTGTGCCAATAACAACCATATGCAGCAAGAATCTTATTCCATCCTTTTTCAGACCATAGTTTAAACATCGGATTCATACTTTCATTTATAGAAAGATAATTGTCATGACACAAACCATCATAATCCGGCGTAATAAATGTTTCAAGGGAAATCTCTTTTTTATCGGATTGATTAAATTTTACTCCATTATCAAGAAAATAAGTTCTTATTAAGGGTACGTCCTTATTGTTGATAACATTATTACATATTACTTCAAGAGGTGTTCCGCCATTATCGAGTACAATGTAATCCGTAAATTCAAAGACTCTTTCATCTATTAAAGATCTTAACTCAGTATTACAATAACCACCACCTAAAACAATTTTTATCTCAGGAAATTTTTCTTTTAAAAATCTTCCCAATCTTAAAGCTGAGCACAAATTACCTGGAAATGGAACAGTTATACCAACTAACTTTATATCCTCTGACAGAGAATTCTCAAATTCATCCAGCATAAATTTTGTAATTATATCATCCTTACCTTTCACTTCATTATAAACCTTGTCGAAAGATAAGCTGTTCAAAGATATTGACTCTTTGTATTTACTCAAACCAAATCCGGGAGATACTGTTCCTGAAATAAAATCTGTAAGATCATCTATATATTTTGCAGCAATATATTTTGCTCCATCCATTATCTCCAGAGGAGAAAACCCCTCACTCCCTGCTTCTAGTTCTTCAAATCTGGTTGATTCAGGCAAAAATTCTCTTGTTACAATTTTATATGCCAAAATATTGTTCTTACCCTGCAAAAACTCAACTACTTCATCAATAGTATCAACGTATGCCTCTCTTTTTTTGTAAATATCCATCAAGTTTTCATCTTTTTCAAAATGTCCTGAAGTCTGAAAAACTGATTTTAAACCTTCAGATGAAAAAAGTCTTAGAGCTGTACGTATGGATAGATCAATTTGCTTTGAAACAAATCCTTTTTTGTTTAAGAAACCTTTGAGATAAGGTGTTGCAGGATAAACTGCATTTAACTGAGTAAATGGCGGTGTTACAAGTAGTATCATTTTCCCCTCGAAATCAGATTCTTCTAAGACTCAAAATGTCTGCGACATGACTCATCTTTACAAATCTTTTATTCATAATTATTGTTGTGATTATTATTGTAAATAGATGTATTGCGAAATAAACTATTATAAAAATCTTGTTATTGTATTCGTTGTCTATAAATCTATTGGTAAAAGTTGAATTCATAACCATATTAAATCCAATTACCGAAAAAGCTAATACAAGATATCCAGCAATTAACATTTTAGCTTCCAAATAGTTAAAATTGATATGCTTTGATAGATCTGTGAAAGCTTTAATTAAGATAATTAAAATAAATTCTATATTGAACATAAGTTGGGCTACAAAGAGTAAGATGTAATCTGAAAAAATCAAAAAATCATTAACATTTGTAATCAAAATAATACTTAACGAAAAAGTAATAGATAATAATGAAGAAAAAAATAGATAATATGTTAAATAACCGCTACTAAACACTGCAAATTCAGAAGTAAATCTTGAGATATAAAAACTCTGTTTAAATTCATACTTGAAAAACTTTATAGCATTCGGATAAAGAAAACTAAATGTACCTGCAATAGACAAAAAAATGTACCTTGAATACCCAGACATTAGTACAAATTTATCACTTCCCTTAAAGGCAAATGCAGCACAGATATATGCTAAAAATAATAATAATGTTGTGAAGAATCTTTTACTTTTATAGATTGGCTTTTTTGAAGATAACGATTTGTGAGCAGAGATAAATCCAAGTAGAAAGAAGTTAAACCCCATTGGATAACTCCTGCCAATCATAATTCTCGTAATGACCATCAAAAACTATTCGACCTTTTCTCATGACTAGCATACGATCGGTAAGATTTTTGTATCTTTGTGGATCTGTAGTTGTAATGATATTTACTGATCCATTTTCTTTTAACCAATTTAAAAGCATTACAAATTTTTTATGCAATTCGAACGGCAATAATGAGAAAGGATCTCTATATACTATCAATCCCGGTCTGATAAGTGTTGCCAAAAAGAGGTCAATTATAGAATAAGTTGTCGCTGAGCATTTCTCTGGAGTTTTAGAAAAATATTGTTTTAAAGGGAAATAATTTTCAAACCATACAATTCTACTGGATAAAATATTTTCATTAATCTTTTTCAACTTAGCAACATTCCAGATCATATTTTTTACATTTGTGTGTGGAATTCTATAACTATCTAAATCAAAATATCCTGAATCTTCTAATGATTGAAAATCTCCACTTTCAAAACCAGTTATTTGAATGACTCCGGCATCCTTTTTAATTCTTCCACATAAAATTGCACTTAAAATCTCAAAACAAGAATTTAAATGTCCAGTAAGCATAACCGTTTCACCATTAGAAAATTTTAGCTTGTCGATCTCTATATTTTGACCCTTAACACTTTTGGTCAGATTTTGTATTTCTATCATAATCAATTACTGTACTTGTATTTATTCAAAATTCTCCGATCTTTTTTTGTTGGTCTTCCCTTTCCCCTATTCTCCTTCTGATTCTCTATATCCTGCTTTCTTAAAATTTCCATGTATTCAGCCTGAATTCCAACTGGTTTGTTTTCATCTTCAATAATTTCGTATAGATCTTTAGCAAGTTCAGCACTGACAGATTTAAAAGTAATACCTTTAACTTTAACCTTAATGTATTGAGAATCTTTTTTTATTGTAAGTTCATCACCAATTTTAATGATCTTGGCGGGTTTAACTCTTTCATGGTTAACTTTAACGTGACCTTTTTCAACTTCTTCAGCAGCTAACTCTCTCTGTTTGAAAAATCTACTTATCTTTAACCACTTATCAATTCTTATATTTAAATTTTCTTCCACAATTACTCCAATTAATCCATATTATAATAACAATAAGTTATCATTTTGTCAATTATGGTAATTTTGGAATTCAAGATTATAATTACTTGACGACAATTATTTTTTTACAACATTTTTAGTACTTGCAATACCAGTGATCATTTTATCCAGATTTTATCTCACTCATTCTAGAGAAGATCAACTCCTCCAAACACGATATAACTCGAATTTTCCAGTTCTAATTATTAATTCTAACTGTAAAATTTAAAATAAGTTATTTAACTCCCAACTATTTTTTTCGTTATATCCAAACTAACAGGAAATCCACCAACTCCAAAATTGTTTAAACCAACTGGCATTACTAAACACCAAATATTTCTACCTTCCTGTTGTCTTGTGTACGTATTTATTTCTTTAAAAGCACTAACAATTTTTGTGTATAAATCAGCCTTTTGATCTTCGGAATACGCTTCAGCAAAAACAAATATTTTTATGACTATTTTGCCAAACTCGGCTAATTTACCGCCAACATACACTTTTTCAGATTCGTTAAAAGTAATTTGACAAATTGATCTGGAGATAGCATTGTCAGGAAGACCTTCAGCTTCAAGTAATATTTCAGTCAATTTCATTGCTATATAATTTTGATTCTCAGTTGATAAGACTCCTTTAAGACAATTAATCTCACATATCGGCATAGTTACTCCAAAATTGTT
This genomic window contains:
- a CDS encoding GNAT family N-acetyltransferase; the protein is MIKDFPRLETERTILVEIKEDCSKDLFEIYGNDEVMKYMQSKTLVKLDDMKEKIRNWQEMFRTGKGYRWAIKLKDSGKIIGTIALHYWDFKNSRIELGADINPFYQGRGLASEVTKKVIAYGFENLKVHRMELRCDPRNIASIKIAEKLGFVFEGTLRDYVYIEGKGFLDESVYSFLRDKYVL
- a CDS encoding radical SAM protein, translated to MILLVTPPFTQLNAVYPATPYLKGFLNKKGFVSKQIDLSIRTALRLFSSEGLKSVFQTSGHFEKDENLMDIYKKREAYVDTIDEVVEFLQGKNNILAYKIVTREFLPESTRFEELEAGSEGFSPLEIMDGAKYIAAKYIDDLTDFISGTVSPGFGLSKYKESISLNSLSFDKVYNEVKGKDDIITKFMLDEFENSLSEDIKLVGITVPFPGNLCSALRLGRFLKEKFPEIKIVLGGGYCNTELRSLIDERVFEFTDYIVLDNGGTPLEVICNNVINNKDVPLIRTYFLDNGVKFNQSDKKEISLETFITPDYDGLCHDNYLSINESMNPMFKLWSEKGWNKILAAYGCYWHKCAFCDTSLDYICNYKPVDHLFLVDSVEKIIKKTGSRNFHFIDEAIPPAVAKRFALEVIKRNLKITWWGNIRFEKSFTSDLCRLMARSGCIAVTGGFEVVTERLLNLMNKGTTPDIVAKVCSNFIEAGILTHTYLIYAFPTQTGQEVVDALEIVRQFFENGLVHSAYWHRFSLTVHSPIFQNPEDFNVKPIYKKGKFANNDVMYDEIGGEDLDKYGEGIKTAIYNYMNFNAIENPVETWFKFRVPKTTIRRNYISKVLSKNKDKYGDNQKLYWYGKQISSKNSSEKGYIDIYTSYGASGFEYQLPMELWSWLKSIMKASETNENLTVSQAIKTFPSEIGSNFFEFSKSDIWQELKTCGLAIL
- a CDS encoding RNA-binding S4 domain-containing protein — protein: MEENLNIRIDKWLKISRFFKQRELAAEEVEKGHVKVNHERVKPAKIIKIGDELTIKKDSQYIKVKVKGITFKSVSAELAKDLYEIIEDENKPVGIQAEYMEILRKQDIENQKENRGKGRPTKKDRRILNKYKYSN